Proteins co-encoded in one Theileria equi strain WA chromosome 3, complete sequence genomic window:
- a CDS encoding hypothetical protein (encoded by transcript BEWA_009730A), which produces MESKVSPLEYSKLLTEEYRDNHKTPDESRYSLNHNLLRVVDLTTHTVRQSWIFLSKFLPYNFSDYLKDGSEYPSFDVMRKYIKFSSLAYFSMYSVGTLLCEITSHETSTVETNSHFQKSTKQKNKEDPFCVVIITIVVLPRFKGIRISSKLLEYTINKVRESKLSKLYSIVDENIDETRKFYENFGFVKSHLTFDGIIKSLDAVHNTNDKPLFSVMELSIPN; this is translated from the exons ATGGAATCAAAAGTGTCTCCATTGGAATATAGCAAATTACTGACTGAAGAATACAGAGATAATCATAAAACACCGGATGAAAGCAGATACTCGTTAAACCATAATTTGTTACGCGTTGTAGACCTTACTACACATACCGTACGACAGTCATGGATTTTTCTATCTAAATTTCTGCCATATAATTTCTCCGACTACCTTAAAGATGGTAGTGAGTATCCAAGCTTTGATGTTATGAGGAAATACATCAAATTTTCTTCACTGG CGTATTTTTCAATGTATTCCGTTGGAACGTTGTTATGTGAAATAACATCGCATGAAACGTCAACAGTTGAAACGAACTCGCATTTCCAGAAATCTACCAAGCAAAAGAACAAGGAAGATCCGTTTTGTGTTGTAATAATTACCATAGTAGTGCTGCCACGCTTTAAAGGAATCAGGATTT CATCAAAACTCCTGGAATATACAATAAACAAGGTTAGGGAATCTAAGTTATCAAAATTATACTCGATTGTTGATGAGAATATTGATGAAACAAGAAAGTTTTACGAGAACTTTGGCTTCGTAAAGTCGCATTTGACATTTGATGGCATCATAAAAAGTTTAGATGCGGTACATAACACTAACGACAAACCACTCTTTTCTGTAATGGAGTTGTCTATTCCTAACTAA
- a CDS encoding hypothetical protein (encoded by transcript BEWA_009740A) — protein MEGKTNLEEHRRGIVRCLNHVLQLVRNNLQEYERFRLKTESSLTNCMKTMTENISEYHILNASGNNSSTISRSYISCFIPSMDSSYPSNPEENTSDEMSYGSDLGNSGAVSPIPGIIAKPSGKGLKTPNRGNYSPVRHRLNGIEMNDQQISDITIKQHETLINNISDEIQANELNTINNVQQRLTEISSMFEKFTGTLVEQLDLFENINANVIESISNIEKTQDSLKKANNDGMPLYHIIMCYSFLGLSVLLLFVDYIKSTKGSYLY, from the coding sequence ATGGAAGGTAAAACAAACTTAGAAGAACATAGAAGAGGTATCGTGCGCTGTCTTAATCATGTTCTCCAACTCGTTAGGAATAATTTACAGGAGTATGAGAGATTTAGGCTTAAAACGGAATCTTCACTAACTAATTGTATGAAAACAATGACAGAAAATATAAGTGAAtatcatattttaaatgCTTCTGGTAACAATTCGTCTACAATTTCAAGGTCGTACATCTCATGTTTTATACCTTCTATGGACAGTTCTTATCCATCTAATCCTGAGGAGAATACCTCAGATGAAATGAGCTATGGATCAGACCTAGGAAATTCTGGAGCTGTATCGCCTATACCAGGCATAATTGCGAAACCGTCGGGAAAAGGATTAAAGACACCCAACAGAGGAAACTACAGCCCCGTTAGGCATAGATTGAATGGCATTGAAATGAACGATCAGCAAATATCTGATATTACAATCAAGCAACATGAAACATTAATCAACAATATAAGCGATGAAATACAAGCCAATGAACTGAACACTATAAATAATGTCCAACAACGCCTAACAGAAATTTCATCGATGTTCGAAAAGTTTACTGGAACCCTTGTGGAACAACTAGATCTATTCGAAAACATAAACGCTAATGTCATTGAATCTATATcaaatattgaaaaaacACAGGATTCATTAAAAAAGGCAAACAACGATGGGATGCCACTCTACCATATAATTATGTGTTATAGCTTTTTAGGCTTATCTGTATTGCTGCTTTTTGTTGATTATATCAAAAGCACAAAGGGGTCTTATCTTTACTAA
- a CDS encoding branched-chain alpha keto-acid dehydrogenase, putative (encoded by transcript BEWA_009750A) gives MRDALRFINPSISKGITFLASCSKNFGAPKRFSTSVGATTKKPENPKVFTNPADFKTYVQGLRYTEFTTNLNLITDSPTIPIFQMLKPDGTLHEGLSSPFESDEVVKEHLKTMISLQIWDNLFYNIQRQGRISFYIQNQGEEAMQVGCGLALKPQDHIFGQYRELGVLYMKGFTMHDVLSQLFGTHQDECKGRQMPISYSKKEINLHAICTPLTSQLPHASGAGYALKLQGVDACAITFFGEGAASEGDFHAAMNFAAVRQSQTIFACRNNGYAISTPVRDQYIGDGIAIRGVSYGIPTIRVDGNDLFASYVASKHCREYCVKHSTPICMEFMTYRLGHHSTSDESSQYRGPGEHDAWMKDGVNPIKRISKYLESKGLWTPEEEAQLRKSATSLMLKKIKEMETVKSLDVIPGIFDDVYDKPHLLLEVF, from the coding sequence ATGAGGGACGCACTGCGTTTTATCAATCCATCTATATCAAAGGGCATCACCTTTCTAGCATCATGTAGCAAAAATTTTGGCGCTCCGAAGCGTTTTTCAACTTCAGTTGGTGCTACTACAAAGAAGCCAGAAAACCCAAAGGTTTTTACGAATCCTGCTGATTTTAAGACTTATGTCCAAGGTCTACGCTACACAGAATTTACGACTAACCTGAACTTGATTACTGATTCACCTACCATTCCTATCTTCCAAATGCTAAAGCCAGATGGTACATTGCACGAGGGTCTTTCATCACCTTTTGAAAGCGATGAAGTCGTAAAAGAGCACTTGAAGACTATGATTTCACTTCAAATCTGGGATAACTTGTTCTATAACATCCAAAGACAGGGTAGAATATCCTTTTATATTCAGAATCAGGGAGAGGAAGCTATGCAAGTTGGTTGCGGTTTGGCATTGAAGCCTCAAGACCACATCTTTGGTCAATACAGGGAATTAGGTGTCTTATATATGAAGGGATTTACTATGCATGATGTACTCTCTCAGCTGTTTGGTACACATCAGGATGAGTGTAAAGGAAGGCAGATGCCCATTtcatattccaaaaagGAAATTAACCTTCACGCTATTTGTACTCCTCTTACTTCACAATTACCACATGCGTCTGGTGCTGGTTATGCGCTAAAATTGCAAGGTGTTGATGCTTGTGCaataacattttttggTGAAGGAGCAGCCTCAGAGGGGGATTTTCATGCTGCTATGAATTTTGCAGCTGTGAGACAAAGCCAGACTATTTTCGCTTGTAGAAATAATGGCTACGCTATATCTACACCAGTAAGAGATCAGTATATTGGCGATGGTATAGCAATAAGAGGTGTATCATACGGTATTCCTACAATTAGGGTTGACGGTAACGACTTGTTTGCCTCATATGTCGCCAGCAAACACTGCCGTGAATATTGTGTAAAACATTCCACTCCAATTTGCATGGAATTTATGACATATAGACTAGGTCACCATAGTACTTCTGATGAATCCTCGCAGTATAGAGGCCCGGGCGAACATGATGCATGGATGAAGGATGGTGTTAATCCTATAAAACGTATTTCCAAGTATTTGGAGAGCAAGGGACTTTGGACGCCTGAGGAAGAGGCTCAGCTACGCAAGAGCGCCACATCTTTgatgttgaagaagataaaggaGATGGAGACCGTGAAGTCTCTTGATGTTATTCCTGGCATCTTTGACGATGTATATGACAAGCCACACCTACTTCTAGAGGTTTTttaa
- a CDS encoding hypothetical protein (encoded by transcript BEWA_009760A), translating to MNIRSFKAPRQRIFRSCIPGKFIRTDDWISVDKLINSVSSQYTPTTPKVILDVARSGLKLQIFDSKLWALICSNTLAVRELYTPNQWVELLHIYKRIKTRNPELFNAAAVQLGGRLNALSLRDLSILTLSFSYFTFCPNGLFENVAEIVCARCDNSLISANNEISSEITRNSVGLVDAESVENKCRLKNNELSAITSYVHLLGSYAKCGFEHKQLFEVVAESILNKLSKNNAIIPPNILLKLLTAYSR from the coding sequence ATGAACATTCGTAGCTTCAAGGCTCCTCGACAACGTATATTTAGATCCTGTATCCCTGGAAAGTTCATCCGAACCGACGACTGGATATCTGTAGATAAACTAATAAACAGTGTTTCTAGTCAATATACCCCAACAACACCAAAGGTGATACTTGATGTAGCGCGTAGCGGCCTAAAgctccaaatttttgatTCTAAGCTATGGGCACTCATATGTTCAAACACACTCGCGGTAAGGGAGCTGTACACACCAAATCAATGGGTAGAACtgttacacatttacaaacGTATAAAGACTCGTAACCCAGAATTGTTTAATGCAGCAGCTGTACAGCTTGGTGGCCGATTGAATGCTTTATCATTGCGTGATCTGTCAATACTGACCCTAAGTTTTTCTTACTTTACATTTTGTCCAAACGGCTTATTTGAGAATGTCGCAGAAATAGTCTGTGCCCGATGTGATAACTCTCTTATTTCTGCTAACAATGAAATTTCAAGTGAAATAACTAGGAATTCTGTCGGTCTAGTTGATGCAGAATCTGTTGAAAATAAATGTAGGTTGAAGAATAACGAACTTAGTGCTATAACATCATATGTCCACCTGCTCGGTTCGTATGCAAAGTGTGGATTTGAACATAAACAACTGTTTGAAGTTGTAGCAGAGTCTATTCTAAATAAACTATCTAAAAACAACGCTATAATACCTCCAAACATATTGCTAAAGTTACTAACAGCCTACTCAAGGTAA
- a CDS encoding hypothetical protein (encoded by transcript BEWA_009770A) produces the protein MSILLRALLPPSNLGKLENSVLSNENLYLLIQLMGKKKRRKVEKVIKTQEHKDSSVSDVIRLHDRVGTPETTVSISKTVRNQINLAYRGHITRKHIARFRKYKVTLNNLAHILQISQDSGLTHDTLERLPGSFVTPLTKLQHQSTLPPTLAHGRHNIPHVLHYTVGWYGVASPSKNQVNPCFVSFNIDDLDLTPRLVDWNIKWCRQQDMLKEIIGQSRYDRESNIAILESYTFENLNHNAAYLGW, from the exons ATGAGTATCTTATTACGTGCTTTGTTGCCTCCATCTAATTTGGGCAAGTTGGAGAACTCAGTGCTTAGCAACGaaaatttgtatttgtTGATACAGCTAATGGGAAAGAAGAAACGTCGAAAGGTAGAAAAGGTCATAAAAACACAAGAACACAAAGATTCATCCGTCAG CGATGTTATTCGTTTGCATGACCGTGTTGGAACGCCGGAAACAACTGTGTCTATTTCTAAAACGGTCAGAAACCAGATAAATTTGGCATATAGAGGTCATATAACCAGGAAACATATCGCAAGATTTCGCAAATATAAGGTAACACTAAACAATTTGGCACATATATTGCAGATATCACAAGATTCTGGATTAACGCATGatactttggaaagatTACCTGGCTCTTTTGTAACACCGTTGACTAAGCTTCAACATCAATCCACGTTGCCACCGACTTTAG CACACGGACGACATAACATTCCTCACGTACTGCATTACACGGTTGGTTGGTACGGAGTTGCATCTCCCTCTAAAAATCAAGTTAATCcttgttttgtttctttCAATATTGATGATTTAGACCTAACACCAAGGTTAGTTGAttggaatataaaatggTGTAGACAGCAGGACATGCTTAAGGAAATTATCGGACAATCAAGATACGACAGAGAAAGCAATATAGCAATACTCGAATCTTATACCTTTGAAAATCTAAATCACAATGCAGCATATTTAGGTTGGTGA
- a CDS encoding hypothetical protein (encoded by transcript BEWA_009780A), protein MIATKITVGFKPPTHYNLGSNNIVGCVRHKSKEYEALSYKPSDKHSSKFKIRVGRSPPKPEENMSHNAESTTMLMKKNAIVINEYNNNPKSVVSRSTCLPEREKDNSTVNNCVNENIPNDTSIFAVCKSIDAAINTGVETVHKSPKVVSTSENPKQNNQTLPKKESKSVAMAFNSVSNLNEIPQDKKELLEILKSKIKITKNLLRIKNSTQDFIPKLMEMNDSYACVEYSLDRLKTNSLIIHADDQNLNSISSTEEWKKHIPSCEIIDKVGYKANSRLIEIVCFVE, encoded by the coding sequence ATGATAGCAACGAAAATAACAGTTGGCTTTAAGCCGCCTACCCATTATAATCTAGGGAGTAATAACATAGTTGGCTGTGTTAGGCataaatccaaagaatATGAAGCACTTTCATATAAACCGTCTGATAAACACTCGAgcaaatttaaaataagAGTAGGTCGTTCCCCTCCAAAGCCGGAAGAAAATATGAGTCATAATGCTGAATCTACTACCATGCTTATGAAAAAAAATGCTATCGTGATAAATGAGTATAACAACAATCCAAAATCAGTTGTTTCGCGTTCTACATGTCTACCGGAAAGAGAAAAGGATAATTCAACCGTCAATAATTGTGTCAATGAAAATATCCCAAATGATACAAGTATATTTGCTGTTTGCAAAAGCATTGATGCAGCTATTAATACCGGGGTTGAAACAGTACATAAAAGTCCAAAGGTGGTTTCTACATCGGAAAATCCAAAACAAAACAACCAAACCCTACCAAAAAAAGAGTCTAAAAGTGTTGCTATGGCCTTTAACTCGGTTTCAAATTTAAATGAAATTCCTCAAGATAAAAAAGAACTCCTGgaaatattaaaatcaaaaattaaaattacaaaaaacCTGCTTAGAATAAAAAATTCTACCCAGGATTTTATTCCAAAActaatggaaatgaatgATTCTTATGCATGTGTAGAATATTCTCTTGATAGACTGAAAACAAACTCCTTAATTATCCATGCTGATGACCAAAATTTGAATTCCATAAGTTCGACAGAAGAGTGGAAAAAGCACATCCCAAGCTGTGAAATAATCGATAAAGTTGGTTACAAGGCAAACTCTAGGCTCATTGAAATCGTTTGTTTTGTTGAATAA
- a CDS encoding hypothetical protein (encoded by transcript BEWA_009790A), translating to MDARITNNRPDIQLYDRRNKRIFIVEVGITCPTKVSDTESHKQRKYDVLAKELCGIHNMPACTVPIVYSWDGLVTKYHAKHLEKIAVPIKIRAYMQTRVLRTTLDSVTHDRRRGVEEREPEEKLEESKRGIKST from the coding sequence ATGGACGCCAGGATAACGAACAATAGACCCGATATCCAACTCTACGACaggagaaataaaaggatatttatagtcGAAGTCGGAATCACGTGTCCAACTAAGGTTTCAGATACGGAATCTCATAAACAAAGGAAATACGATGTCCTTGCAAAAGAATTATGCGgcatccataatatgcCAGCATGCACCGTTCCAATAGTATACTCTTGGGATGGATTGGTCACAAAATACCACGCAAAGCACCTAGAGAAAATCGCGGTGcccataaaaatcagagCCTACATGCAGACTAGAGTACTACGTACCACCTTAGATTCGGTAACTCATGAtcgaagaagaggagttgaagaaagagaaccagaagaaaaacTGGAAGAATCTAAAAGGGGTATAAAATCCACATAG